The proteins below come from a single Halobacillus salinarum genomic window:
- a CDS encoding glycine betaine uptake BCCT transporter — protein MKRVTSVFWITLAITLAASFWGIFAPKNFETISGNVMNFISTHFGWYYLMIVTLFVIFCVYLIFSPYGKIKLGKPKDKPDYSYSTWFAMLFSAGMGIGLVFYGAASPISHYVKTPPTAEPGTTEAIRDSMRITFFHYGIHAWAIYAIVALVLAYFKFRHNKPGLISATLEPIFGDKMKGPWGTAIDVIAVFATIVGVATTLGFGAAQINGGFTFLLDIEKQFWLQLVIIVVVTILFMFSAYTGLSKGIKYLSNANMILATILFAIMLIIGPTLYIFNTFADTLGSYVSSLASESMRIAPNNEDEHKWVLNWTVFFWAWWIAWSPFVGIFIARVSKGRTIREFLSGVLLVPSVVSFLWMSAFGATGIQTQKGGADIASLPDEQALFAVFDHFPLSVVMSIIAMMLIGTFFITSADSATFVLGMQTTNGSLNPPKTVKFVWGVAQSAIAAVLLYTGGLQALQNALISAALPFSFIMLLMVYSLYKTLRQDKAELELQQSKEGSKTA, from the coding sequence ATGAAAAGAGTAACTTCAGTCTTTTGGATCACCTTAGCCATTACATTAGCTGCTTCCTTCTGGGGAATTTTTGCCCCTAAGAATTTCGAAACCATTTCCGGAAATGTGATGAACTTTATATCCACTCATTTCGGATGGTATTATTTAATGATTGTGACCCTCTTTGTTATCTTCTGCGTCTATTTAATCTTCAGCCCTTATGGAAAGATTAAACTAGGCAAACCCAAAGATAAGCCCGATTACAGCTATTCCACCTGGTTTGCGATGTTGTTCAGCGCAGGTATGGGAATCGGCCTGGTTTTTTACGGGGCAGCTTCTCCTATTTCCCACTATGTAAAGACTCCTCCAACGGCAGAACCCGGAACAACGGAAGCGATCAGAGACTCTATGAGGATTACCTTCTTCCACTACGGTATTCATGCCTGGGCCATTTATGCAATCGTAGCTCTCGTGCTCGCTTATTTTAAGTTCAGGCATAATAAACCAGGACTGATTAGTGCGACCCTTGAACCGATTTTCGGAGATAAAATGAAAGGACCATGGGGTACAGCCATAGACGTCATTGCTGTGTTTGCCACAATTGTTGGTGTCGCGACCACTCTTGGGTTCGGAGCCGCCCAGATTAACGGTGGCTTCACTTTTCTTCTGGATATTGAAAAGCAATTCTGGCTCCAATTAGTGATCATTGTCGTTGTAACGATTCTGTTTATGTTTTCGGCTTACACTGGTCTAAGCAAAGGAATTAAATATTTGAGTAACGCCAACATGATCCTTGCAACCATTCTTTTCGCAATTATGCTGATCATCGGCCCTACTCTCTATATATTTAACACCTTCGCAGACACGCTTGGATCCTACGTGTCAAGCCTGGCAAGCGAAAGCATGCGGATAGCGCCGAATAATGAAGATGAACACAAATGGGTTTTGAACTGGACAGTCTTTTTCTGGGCATGGTGGATAGCCTGGTCCCCATTTGTCGGCATCTTCATTGCCCGCGTTTCAAAAGGAAGAACCATTCGTGAATTCTTATCCGGAGTTCTTTTAGTACCTTCGGTTGTCAGCTTTTTATGGATGAGCGCTTTTGGAGCAACAGGAATTCAAACGCAAAAAGGCGGCGCAGATATAGCAAGCCTGCCTGATGAACAAGCACTTTTTGCTGTTTTTGATCACTTCCCGTTAAGTGTAGTAATGTCGATTATTGCCATGATGTTAATCGGTACCTTTTTCATCACTTCCGCGGATTCTGCCACCTTTGTTTTAGGGATGCAGACCACTAATGGATCACTTAATCCACCGAAAACCGTCAAATTTGTATGGGGAGTGGCTCAATCTGCCATAGCAGCAGTGCTTCTTTACACAGGGGGATTGCAAGCTTTGCAAAACGCGTTAATTTCAGCAGCACTGCCCTTTTCCTTTATTATGCTGCTCATGGTTTACTCACTCTACAAAACTCTGCGACAGGATAAAGCAGAACTTGAATTGCAACAATCAAAAGAAGGAAGTAAAACAGCTTAA
- a CDS encoding carbohydrate ABC transporter permease yields MLPEKDDLNKVQQTQPPTRHTKQKKAGGSPSGKPLKTGNNNVAGYLFISPFLIGFLGLTLFPILYSLYLSFTDFDLMGTPHWIGLDNYVRMFTNDPMYWKAMKVTFFYAGIAVPFRLVFALLVALALNKVVEMVGLYRTLLYLPSVVGGSIAVSIMWRQLFGNDGAVNSILSMLGFPTHSWLGDPDTAIWTLILLYGWQFGSSMLIFLAGLRNIPKTYYEASSVDGAGPIRQFFIITLPLLTPVILFNTIMQVIQGFMAFTPSFVVTNGGPVNSTLLYVLYMYRRAFEYFDMGYASAMAWVMLVIIAIFTALIFKSSEHWVHYESDSK; encoded by the coding sequence ATGCTACCAGAAAAAGATGATTTGAATAAAGTCCAGCAAACACAGCCGCCGACCCGACATACTAAACAAAAAAAAGCTGGAGGTTCACCATCCGGTAAGCCTCTTAAAACCGGTAATAATAACGTGGCTGGTTATTTGTTTATCTCACCTTTCCTTATAGGATTTTTGGGACTGACGCTTTTTCCAATTCTATATTCCTTATATTTGTCGTTTACAGATTTTGATTTAATGGGCACGCCGCATTGGATCGGCTTGGATAATTACGTTCGGATGTTTACTAATGATCCCATGTACTGGAAAGCAATGAAGGTTACTTTTTTCTATGCAGGAATAGCGGTGCCATTCCGTCTCGTATTTGCCTTACTTGTTGCCCTTGCTTTAAACAAAGTAGTCGAAATGGTCGGTCTGTACAGAACGCTGTTGTATCTGCCTTCTGTTGTTGGCGGAAGTATCGCCGTATCTATTATGTGGCGGCAGTTATTTGGTAACGATGGAGCGGTGAATTCCATATTATCGATGCTTGGTTTCCCGACTCACTCGTGGCTTGGGGATCCCGATACGGCCATTTGGACGTTGATCCTGCTTTATGGATGGCAGTTTGGATCATCGATGCTGATTTTCCTTGCAGGACTCCGGAATATTCCGAAAACATATTATGAAGCGTCCAGTGTGGATGGTGCGGGTCCAATCCGACAGTTTTTTATCATTACTTTGCCTTTGCTGACACCTGTTATATTGTTTAATACCATCATGCAGGTAATTCAAGGATTTATGGCTTTTACACCGAGCTTTGTCGTAACGAACGGGGGTCCTGTAAACAGTACCTTGCTCTATGTGCTCTATATGTACCGCCGGGCGTTCGAGTACTTTGATATGGGTTATGCTTCAGCGATGGCCTGGGTGATGCTTGTGATCATTGCGATCTTCACAGCCCTGATCTTCAAAAGCTCCGAACATTGGGTTCATTATGAGTCAGACAGTAAATAG
- a CDS encoding ABC transporter substrate-binding protein produces the protein MHHKKLWFSFVLTMVLAVILSACSSGSKEASGDSGESDDGTVTLRMTWWGSQSRHDQTQEIIKKFEEENPDIKIDAEFTGWDGYFEKMAAQAAGNNLPDIMQQNFGEYLTQYADKNLLTDLTPYVEDGTIDVDGVSDTVMKSGKKNGKLLGIPTGTNALAAFYNKDMLDKSGVTIPESGEWTWDDYMQISEKVHAKTGKYGTRLMDPTVAFEYYLRENGKKLFNEDGSALGYEDDQLMVDYFNMNKELVEKGAAPGYEVIQQIKGVEDELITRGEAAFDLRWSNQATALDSASNGKNIQMTLMPGENNDQGMYLKPAMLWSISKNSKHKDEAAKFINFFTNNIEVYKIAGSDRGVPIKEEIREEMKSDLSDTDKKVYEYIDKVTKHSSPIDSNYPPQASEIMASLQKIDELVMYEELTPEQGAKQFRDESERILSR, from the coding sequence ATGCATCATAAAAAATTATGGTTCAGCTTCGTTCTGACAATGGTATTAGCAGTAATCCTTTCCGCTTGTTCCAGCGGTTCTAAAGAAGCTTCGGGAGACAGTGGAGAAAGTGATGATGGAACGGTTACGTTAAGGATGACATGGTGGGGATCCCAAAGCAGGCACGATCAGACACAAGAAATTATTAAAAAGTTTGAAGAGGAAAATCCTGATATTAAGATCGATGCTGAGTTTACAGGCTGGGACGGCTATTTTGAAAAAATGGCAGCCCAGGCGGCCGGGAATAACCTTCCGGATATTATGCAGCAGAATTTTGGCGAATACTTAACGCAATATGCAGACAAAAATTTACTTACTGATCTTACTCCTTATGTAGAAGACGGAACGATCGACGTAGACGGAGTCAGTGATACGGTTATGAAGTCGGGAAAAAAGAATGGCAAACTACTCGGGATTCCTACAGGTACGAATGCATTGGCTGCCTTTTATAACAAGGATATGCTCGATAAGTCAGGAGTGACTATTCCTGAAAGTGGAGAATGGACTTGGGATGACTACATGCAAATCAGTGAAAAGGTTCATGCGAAAACAGGTAAATACGGGACACGTTTAATGGACCCAACCGTCGCGTTTGAATATTACTTACGAGAAAATGGCAAGAAGCTGTTTAATGAAGACGGATCTGCGCTTGGTTATGAAGATGATCAGCTAATGGTGGATTATTTCAACATGAACAAAGAATTGGTGGAAAAAGGTGCTGCTCCTGGATATGAAGTCATTCAGCAAATCAAAGGGGTGGAGGACGAACTGATCACCCGCGGCGAAGCAGCATTTGATCTTCGCTGGTCCAACCAGGCCACAGCACTGGACAGTGCTTCAAACGGAAAAAATATTCAAATGACTCTTATGCCAGGTGAAAACAATGACCAAGGCATGTATTTAAAACCGGCAATGCTGTGGTCAATTAGTAAAAATTCCAAACATAAAGATGAAGCTGCTAAATTCATTAATTTCTTCACAAATAATATTGAAGTGTATAAAATTGCAGGCTCCGACCGCGGCGTTCCAATTAAAGAAGAAATTCGTGAAGAAATGAAATCTGATTTAAGTGATACCGATAAAAAGGTCTATGAGTACATCGATAAAGTAACTAAACATAGTTCACCGATCGATTCGAACTACCCGCCTCAAGCATCTGAAATCATGGCTTCCCTCCAAAAGATAGATGAATTAGTCATGTATGAAGAGCTCACTCCAGAGCAAGGGGCAAAGCAATTCAGAGACGAATCGGAAAGAATACTTTCACGATAA
- a CDS encoding response regulator transcription factor: MPGLNGVELIQKVHKEFPQMKFIVLSGYDEFDFAKTVMECNVKHYLLKPSNEEKIEEALKSVVNELNELQERDDFLENMQQRLQLILPKAKEQFLKDYITNKKYGEQDWAYFSSLFGMDTEKEAFRLVVMVVDGTPSVDYECQLALKEMAAEEIGQTYTISMATTIGERIVLLTEDRDVEDLMEHIKKTKEIFRNFYQQEFTTSISDPGSISQLRKMYNETLQCLTKRFYLAEGSMIMVQDLKTDEQGFDELQYDHEDLILAVRSGNLEEVQQYLRRFFTQMEREQLAVPLVKSHGLELFMTITRQAEKEDMDHLFQDMMHFHQNQSFHEMKAFIEDAAAKITQEHYEKTKQSQSHLIDRVTDFVVEHIDDENLSLARIASEVLYMNPDYLGKLFKKQKGERFSNFLIQLRINKAIEVIERSDSVKVFEVAETVGFGNNPRYFGQVFKKYTGMTPSEYKNLKT, from the coding sequence ATGCCAGGCTTAAACGGGGTGGAATTAATACAAAAGGTACATAAGGAATTTCCCCAAATGAAATTCATCGTTTTATCAGGCTACGACGAATTTGATTTTGCCAAGACTGTAATGGAATGTAATGTGAAGCATTATCTTCTAAAGCCAAGTAATGAGGAAAAAATTGAAGAGGCTTTAAAAAGTGTGGTTAATGAATTAAACGAACTTCAGGAAAGAGACGATTTTTTGGAAAACATGCAGCAGCGTCTCCAGCTGATCCTTCCAAAAGCAAAAGAGCAGTTTTTGAAAGATTATATTACAAATAAAAAGTACGGAGAGCAGGATTGGGCATACTTCAGCAGTCTGTTCGGCATGGATACGGAAAAAGAAGCCTTCCGCCTTGTGGTAATGGTGGTCGATGGTACACCGTCAGTCGATTATGAATGCCAGCTGGCATTAAAGGAAATGGCCGCAGAGGAAATTGGGCAAACCTATACCATTTCGATGGCCACAACGATTGGTGAACGAATTGTTCTGCTGACAGAAGACAGAGATGTTGAAGATTTAATGGAACATATAAAGAAAACAAAAGAGATTTTCCGTAATTTCTATCAGCAGGAATTCACTACTTCGATCAGTGATCCTGGAAGCATCAGTCAACTCAGAAAAATGTATAATGAAACGCTGCAGTGTTTAACGAAACGGTTTTACTTGGCTGAAGGCAGTATGATTATGGTCCAGGATTTAAAAACAGACGAGCAAGGGTTTGACGAGCTTCAATATGATCATGAGGATTTGATCCTGGCTGTCAGAAGTGGAAATCTGGAAGAAGTTCAGCAATATCTACGCCGCTTTTTCACCCAGATGGAACGAGAACAGCTTGCTGTTCCGTTAGTAAAATCTCATGGTTTGGAATTATTTATGACGATTACTAGACAAGCTGAAAAAGAAGATATGGATCATTTGTTCCAAGACATGATGCATTTTCATCAAAACCAATCCTTTCACGAGATGAAAGCTTTTATTGAAGATGCAGCTGCGAAAATTACTCAAGAGCATTATGAGAAAACGAAGCAATCTCAAAGCCATCTCATAGATCGAGTCACCGATTTTGTCGTTGAACATATCGATGATGAAAATCTCTCCCTTGCAAGAATTGCATCAGAAGTTCTATATATGAACCCTGATTATTTGGGGAAACTTTTTAAAAAACAAAAAGGGGAGCGCTTTTCAAACTTTCTTATTCAGCTGCGAATTAATAAAGCCATTGAGGTTATTGAACGATCGGATAGTGTGAAAGTGTTTGAAGTGGCCGAAACAGTCGGATTTGGAAATAATCCTCGCTACTTCGGCCAGGTGTTTAAGAAATATACGGGCATGACGCCTTCGGAATATAAAAATTTGAAAACTTAA
- a CDS encoding response regulator produces the protein MYKVLLVDDEVNILEGIAAIVDWNSCETELVKKASNGQMAYELIKQNPPI, from the coding sequence ATGTACAAAGTCTTGTTAGTGGATGATGAAGTGAATATTTTAGAAGGTATTGCGGCTATTGTCGATTGGAATAGTTGTGAAACAGAGCTTGTGAAAAAGGCTTCTAATGGACAAATGGCCTATGAACTGATTAAGCAGAACCCCCCGATATAG
- a CDS encoding cache domain-containing sensor histidine kinase, with protein sequence MSVQPFYRNFKIKNKIFSISLLLLLIFCLIGMVTYQYFTTLYEKRIYQESADMLQLSSSVLDEELNKVENLSFQVSTDVLIQTYLQTINESEVSYELYQTKTRLLGRLLDFASTKKYISSMQVIDANGEKYTTGYNTSVENDPGKIGSLLLNTKGSNVWTNIEGANAISSARLIRRKENLGLDNLGKLIISIDMDEFVNKTLNFSPNKNFVITSKDEIFYQRDEDKWKISDFQINNNGNGYMVKEINGSDYLLTYTHSRFSDLNYYHLLPYEDITKQTRTIKRIMIICFLFMLTLTIWLSRRAAQNISKPLEDLSAGMKQVENGNFEVPTTSYHDDEVGQLHHNFRVMLNKINELIKENYTKQLMIKETEYKALQAQINPHFLYNTLDSINWLAKINQQKKISVMAENLGSMMRNIISKKEATITVQEEMEIVRNYITIQKYRYEDRLDFTLTTDPEFDRVQIPKLTIQPVVENAIQHGLEEMVTACKVDVELRQQEEDLLIMVSDNGPGIEEDKLEGIYRGEIKSKSSGIGLKNINERIKMMFGERYGLTIDSKFGQGTTVNLLIPLVTE encoded by the coding sequence TTGAGTGTACAACCATTTTATCGAAATTTTAAAATTAAAAATAAAATCTTTTCCATCTCTCTCCTGCTTTTATTGATTTTCTGCTTAATAGGAATGGTCACCTACCAGTATTTCACCACCCTCTATGAAAAACGCATTTACCAGGAATCCGCAGATATGCTTCAGCTGTCTTCTTCAGTTCTTGATGAGGAGCTGAATAAAGTAGAAAATTTATCTTTCCAAGTCAGCACGGATGTGCTCATTCAAACCTATTTACAAACCATAAATGAAAGTGAAGTCAGCTATGAACTTTATCAGACAAAAACAAGACTTCTTGGAAGGCTGCTCGACTTTGCTTCGACTAAGAAATATATTTCCTCTATGCAGGTGATCGATGCGAATGGAGAGAAATATACGACGGGCTATAATACCAGCGTGGAGAACGACCCTGGAAAGATTGGCTCGCTTCTGTTGAATACGAAAGGATCAAATGTGTGGACAAACATTGAGGGGGCAAATGCCATATCCTCTGCCCGATTGATCCGCAGAAAAGAGAATTTGGGTTTAGACAATTTAGGAAAACTGATCATTTCTATTGACATGGATGAATTTGTTAATAAAACATTAAACTTTTCACCTAATAAAAACTTTGTCATTACAAGTAAGGATGAAATTTTTTATCAACGAGATGAAGATAAGTGGAAGATTTCTGACTTTCAAATCAACAATAATGGAAACGGTTACATGGTGAAGGAAATCAATGGAAGCGACTATTTATTGACGTATACGCATTCCCGCTTTTCCGATTTGAATTATTATCACCTGCTTCCTTATGAAGATATCACCAAACAGACTAGAACTATAAAAAGGATTATGATTATCTGTTTTCTGTTTATGTTAACGTTGACTATTTGGCTGAGCCGGAGGGCTGCCCAAAATATCTCAAAGCCGCTGGAGGATTTATCAGCTGGGATGAAGCAAGTTGAAAATGGAAATTTCGAAGTTCCAACAACCTCGTATCATGATGATGAAGTAGGTCAGCTGCACCACAATTTCAGAGTGATGCTGAATAAAATCAATGAATTAATCAAAGAAAATTATACGAAGCAGCTCATGATTAAAGAGACCGAATATAAGGCCCTCCAGGCCCAGATTAATCCCCACTTTTTGTACAATACACTCGATTCCATCAACTGGCTTGCCAAAATCAATCAGCAGAAAAAAATATCGGTTATGGCTGAAAATCTGGGCAGCATGATGAGGAATATTATAAGCAAGAAGGAAGCTACGATTACAGTCCAAGAAGAAATGGAAATTGTGCGGAACTATATTACGATACAAAAGTACAGGTATGAGGACCGTCTTGATTTTACGTTAACGACTGATCCTGAATTTGATAGGGTTCAAATTCCAAAGCTTACGATCCAGCCTGTGGTGGAAAATGCCATACAGCATGGGCTGGAGGAAATGGTAACTGCCTGCAAAGTAGACGTGGAATTGAGACAGCAGGAAGAAGATTTGCTGATCATGGTTTCCGATAATGGACCAGGAATTGAGGAAGATAAGCTTGAAGGTATTTATCGGGGTGAGATTAAATCCAAAAGCTCTGGCATCGGATTAAAGAATATTAATGAGCGGATAAAAATGATGTTCGGGGAACGATATGGACTCACGATTGATAGTAAGTTCGGCCAAGGCACTACGGTCAATCTTTTAATTCCATTGGTAACGGAGTGA
- the dhaK gene encoding dihydroxyacetone kinase subunit DhaK, producing the protein MKKIMNEPNQMVDQMLDGLVKAYPDQLKRLEDTTVLVRKELSPDKVGIVSGGGSGHEPAHAGYIGEGMLDAAVSGEVFTSPTPDQVFEAIKAVDQGKGVLLVIKNYTGDVMNFEMAAEMAEDEGINVEYVTVNDDVAVEDSTHTTGRRGVAGTIFVHKIAGAAAASGASLSEVKELAARVIQHTRSIGAALYPAEVPGSGNPGFELGDNEIEVGIGIHGEPGMEKTDLPSADQLSEKLLDEVMPELELKQGDEVALMVNGMGATPLMELYILNNHLHDLLTNKGITVADTKVGNFMTALEMAGASITILKLDNELKTQLQAPSKTIAFTI; encoded by the coding sequence ATGAAAAAAATAATGAACGAACCAAATCAAATGGTTGATCAAATGCTTGACGGACTCGTAAAAGCTTACCCGGACCAATTAAAAAGGTTAGAGGATACGACTGTTCTCGTCAGAAAAGAACTTTCCCCTGATAAAGTTGGAATTGTAAGCGGCGGCGGTAGCGGACATGAACCCGCCCATGCAGGTTACATAGGAGAAGGAATGCTCGATGCTGCTGTCAGCGGTGAAGTTTTTACTTCCCCTACTCCTGATCAAGTGTTTGAAGCGATTAAGGCAGTTGATCAAGGGAAAGGTGTTCTGCTTGTCATAAAAAATTATACAGGCGACGTCATGAACTTTGAAATGGCTGCAGAAATGGCTGAAGACGAAGGCATCAACGTGGAATATGTAACGGTAAATGACGACGTGGCGGTGGAAGACAGCACGCATACGACAGGAAGACGCGGTGTGGCAGGAACAATTTTTGTGCACAAAATTGCCGGTGCTGCCGCTGCTTCAGGAGCTTCCCTATCAGAAGTAAAAGAATTAGCTGCCAGGGTAATCCAGCATACACGATCAATTGGTGCTGCATTATATCCCGCAGAAGTGCCCGGTTCAGGTAATCCAGGATTTGAGCTTGGTGACAATGAAATAGAAGTCGGGATTGGAATTCACGGCGAGCCAGGCATGGAAAAAACGGACCTGCCCTCCGCTGATCAGCTCAGCGAAAAACTGCTTGACGAAGTAATGCCTGAACTTGAGTTAAAGCAGGGAGATGAAGTAGCGTTAATGGTTAACGGTATGGGAGCTACTCCGCTGATGGAGCTGTATATTCTAAACAATCATCTGCATGATTTGCTGACAAACAAAGGAATAACGGTCGCAGATACTAAAGTTGGTAATTTTATGACCGCCCTTGAAATGGCCGGGGCTTCCATTACAATTCTAAAATTGGACAACGAGCTTAAAACACAATTGCAAGCACCAAGCAAGACCATTGCTTTCACTATTTAG
- a CDS encoding carbohydrate ABC transporter permease, producing MKNNKTKKTIQHVLMALFSMIMIYPLAWMVSSSLKESSQVFVDAYSLIPEELHFENYIVGWQGFAGITFGKFFINSTIISVVATVGSIASSTIIAYGFARIKFAGKRIWFVCMMATMMLPFEMVMIPQYIMFNKFGWIDTYLPLILPTFFGIPFFIFLIMQFIRTIPRELDEAAKIDGCNSFDIFIRVIVPLVVPAMMTSAIFSFYWRWDDFMGPLIYLSTPEKYPVSLALKLFSDPNSVTNWGAMFAMSTLSILPIFIIFFIFQRYIVEGISSSGMKA from the coding sequence ATGAAAAATAATAAAACGAAAAAGACCATTCAGCACGTATTAATGGCCCTGTTTTCCATGATTATGATTTACCCTTTAGCCTGGATGGTCAGCAGTTCATTAAAGGAAAGCTCTCAGGTGTTTGTAGATGCTTATTCCCTTATACCCGAGGAACTGCATTTTGAAAATTACATCGTTGGCTGGCAAGGCTTCGCTGGGATCACATTTGGTAAATTCTTTATTAATTCAACAATTATCTCCGTCGTGGCGACTGTGGGGAGTATCGCATCCTCTACAATTATTGCTTACGGATTTGCGCGGATCAAATTTGCCGGGAAAAGAATTTGGTTCGTCTGTATGATGGCTACAATGATGCTGCCATTTGAGATGGTAATGATTCCGCAATATATCATGTTTAATAAATTTGGATGGATCGATACTTACCTTCCATTAATCCTCCCCACATTTTTTGGTATTCCATTTTTCATTTTTCTTATCATGCAATTCATCCGGACAATCCCGAGGGAATTGGATGAAGCAGCAAAAATCGACGGTTGTAATTCCTTTGATATCTTTATTCGAGTTATCGTACCCCTGGTAGTGCCGGCCATGATGACCTCCGCTATCTTCTCTTTTTATTGGAGATGGGACGATTTTATGGGACCACTGATCTATTTATCGACTCCAGAAAAGTATCCAGTTTCACTGGCGCTTAAATTGTTCTCTGACCCTAACTCGGTGACGAATTGGGGAGCGATGTTCGCCATGTCCACTTTAAGTATTCTGCCTATATTTATCATTTTCTTTATCTTCCAGCGCTATATAGTGGAAGGAATAAGCTCAAGTGGTATGAAGGCGTAA
- a CDS encoding multi antimicrobial extrusion protein MatE, whose translation MTGDTNRLTYRHLAGFFIPLGISGSLTSITHVIINGTLSRGDNATFIIACYAVAFALFGIIERPIIVFRQTSSALVHDQSSFRMLSRFMMYALGIIVAVSLIMIYTSAGSWVYIRLFQADQSMVETISNTFKIIVFVIILSGIRGIYQGVIINRFATKWISIMVVIRLAVMFLAAYLFVTFQYITSATGAILFLTGMFVECLMSIWKGHALLKPASSSNKHHALKKREIFNFYLPLVFYFVVQTVVVPIIYVFLAKTDNIEMGIASFALAFSITQMLLSFFMYTHQLVLQLYLNNKQKVVKFMIILSILPSILLAVLCFTPAGLWFMQTVMGADMELSVTTLGVLKFFMIKTLVFPWVDFLNGFLMLYRNTGKMMVAQVVNLATVIGVLMYFVLYHPEWNGKSGSLAASVGELAGLILVAVIVVKMLENKRRGKEKRYAASGT comes from the coding sequence TTGACTGGGGACACAAACCGTTTGACTTACCGACACTTGGCGGGATTTTTCATTCCTTTAGGAATTTCCGGAAGTTTAACTTCCATCACCCACGTAATTATTAACGGGACTCTAAGCAGAGGGGATAATGCAACTTTTATCATCGCTTGTTATGCAGTTGCTTTTGCGTTATTTGGAATTATTGAACGGCCCATTATTGTTTTCCGACAGACAAGTTCTGCATTAGTCCATGATCAATCTTCCTTTAGGATGCTTTCTAGATTTATGATGTATGCTTTGGGAATAATTGTCGCAGTCAGTCTTATCATGATTTATACCTCTGCAGGCAGCTGGGTGTATATCCGTTTGTTTCAGGCGGATCAAAGTATGGTTGAGACGATCTCCAATACGTTTAAAATTATTGTGTTTGTAATCATTCTTTCTGGAATAAGAGGGATTTACCAAGGTGTGATCATCAACCGTTTTGCGACAAAGTGGATCTCCATTATGGTTGTTATCCGGCTGGCAGTAATGTTTCTGGCTGCCTATTTGTTCGTCACCTTTCAGTATATAACGAGTGCAACCGGTGCGATTTTATTCCTTACAGGGATGTTTGTGGAGTGTTTAATGAGTATTTGGAAAGGCCATGCCCTACTTAAGCCTGCTTCCTCATCAAATAAACACCATGCTTTAAAAAAACGGGAAATTTTTAATTTCTACCTGCCGCTTGTCTTTTATTTTGTCGTCCAGACAGTGGTGGTACCAATTATCTATGTGTTCCTCGCGAAGACAGATAACATTGAAATGGGAATTGCTTCCTTTGCTCTAGCCTTCAGCATTACACAAATGCTCTTAAGCTTTTTTATGTACACTCATCAATTAGTGCTTCAGCTCTATCTTAATAACAAACAAAAAGTCGTAAAATTTATGATCATTTTGAGTATACTTCCTTCCATTTTACTGGCTGTTCTATGCTTTACTCCGGCAGGACTATGGTTTATGCAAACTGTTATGGGGGCAGATATGGAGCTTTCTGTGACGACTTTGGGAGTATTGAAGTTTTTTATGATCAAAACACTAGTGTTTCCCTGGGTGGACTTTCTAAATGGTTTTCTCATGCTCTATCGAAACACAGGGAAGATGATGGTGGCGCAGGTGGTGAATCTGGCCACAGTGATTGGAGTGCTCATGTATTTCGTTTTGTATCACCCTGAATGGAATGGAAAAAGCGGCTCCTTGGCCGCATCTGTTGGGGAACTTGCCGGCCTTATCCTTGTCGCTGTGATCGTAGTTAAAATGCTGGAAAATAAAAGAAGAGGAAAGGAAAAGCGTTACGCAGCAAGTGGTACATAA